AGACATCCTGAACCTTGGAATAAACATCGAAACTGTCGGCAAAGCTGATCTGATGGAAGCCCTTGTTATTCAGAGAAGATACGGGCTGTTAACAAATGACGCCCTGCTTGTTGCAGTTGCCAAACGCCTGGGAATTACCTCCCTTGCCTCAGCGGACAAAGTCTTCGGCAAAGTGAGGAACCTGACTCTTTACACTCCGGATGATATTCAGGTATGAACTATAAACTATTAGCTATGAACTATTAGTTGAACTGAACTTTGAGTTTCGGAAAAGGAGCGACAATAAGGAGCTATAAACTATGATCTATGAGCTGGACTGAACTTTGAGTTTCGGAAAAGGAGCGACAATCGTCCTCGATTGTCCAACCGGTAAACATTATATACCGACAAAAAATAATACTTAATCCCTAGCACCTAATACCTGAGAACACGCCTGGGCGTGTGACATGTTCGTAGAAAAACCACCATCCTCCCAATACGTTTCCCTCGAAGAGGGATTGATGTTCGTAGAAAACCCATCATCCTCCCAACACAATTTCCCTCGAAGAGGGATTAATGTTCGTAGAAAACCCACCATCCTCCCAATATGATTTCCCTCGAAGAGGGATTGATGTTCGTAGAAAACCCACCATCTTCCCAATATGTTTCCCTCGAAGAGGGATTAATGTTCGTAGAACCCTTGCGGCGACATGTGGGGAGAATACAAAGGCTTATGTTAAATTTATTTCCCGTAAATATATTTGTGAATGATACTGGAGATCAAAGTCTGGTATGGCAATCCTTCCTCAAGAGCCCGTATCTTAAGCAGGGAAATGTCTTTTTCGCTTAATCTGATGTTAATCCGTTTGTTTTTCCTGGTGGTTGCCTTGGCGGCAGATTTCATCTCCGATTTAAGCGACTCGATCCCTTCAGCGGATTTCCATTCATCGTTCTCAATTTCCTGAATAATTTCTTTTTCAAACTCATCGTATTTCATTTTTTATCTCCAAGATACTGCTTTGTTGCCTTTCGGCTAGGGATTATTGTTTTTAGAAAATATTCTTCTTCGGATTCAATCAATGGTACCAAATAAGCATAAGACTGGTATTCGACAACCAGAATTTTTTGATCTGGATATTTATCTTTGTTCGGATGCTCCAATATATCCAACAAATTGCCATTTTCAATCTGGAGCAGAATAGTCTCAAATGAGATATCACGCTCGATTTTCAATTTAAGATTCTTTTCTTTATTCCAATTAAAATATTTCATGTGCAAATTTACAAAATGGTGTGCCTTTTGTCAACACGATAATTGATGTTTTTAATTTACTGTATCTTAAGAAATTGCCCCAATGGCGACATGCGGGAAGAAAACGGTATGGACTATTATCTATGAACTATGAGCTGAACTGAACTTTGAGTTTCGGAAAAGGAGCGACAATCGTCTCGATTGTCCGGGCGACAATATTTAATAATCAGAGGGAATTTTTCTTTTTTCATGGGGTTGAAACCCCATGCTATTGATTTTTGATTGATTGCGTAAAATCAATTTCCAAATCAACACGCCTTGGCGTGTGGCATGTTCGTAGAAAAATCACCATCCCCCCAATACGATTTCCCTCGAAGAGGGATTGATGTTCGTAGAAAACGGGTAATCTCCCCCTCACGAAAAAGCATTCTTTCTATTTATGTACCAAACCTGTCATGTTTATGATTCTGATATACGATTCTTTCCAACAAATCAATATTTTTTCTTTGTAGTACCATAATCAAATTAGCGAGGGATGTAACAGCACCAAAAACAGCTAAAACAAAATAAGCAATTGCACGACTGCTGGAAATTACTGTGTCGCGGTCCAAACTCTTAAAGCCCAGGTAGACAAATACAATTGCTCCAATTCAAAATATAACTGAAATCAGGTATTGAGCATCAATGATATCATTTGATTGACTTTTCATAAAAATATTTCCTTCTGTTTTGTTTTCAAATTTTGAAATTTAATTTAGCTACAGGACTTCCATTACCAAATTCCCTGTCATCATTCCCCATTACAAATGTACCGCCTTCCGTAAGGA
This region of Bacteroidota bacterium genomic DNA includes:
- a CDS encoding antitoxin codes for the protein MKYDEFEKEIIQEIENDEWKSAEGIESLKSEMKSAAKATTRKNKRINIRLSEKDISLLKIRALEEGLPYQTLISSIIHKYIYGK
- a CDS encoding toxin, with the translated sequence MKYFNWNKEKNLKLKIERDISFETILLQIENGNLLDILEHPNKDKYPDQKILVVEYQSYAYLVPLIESEEEYFLKTIIPSRKATKQYLGDKK